The following are encoded in a window of Mycoplasma anserisalpingitidis genomic DNA:
- a CDS encoding type I restriction endonuclease subunit R, producing MSNPNENNVKKLSTIAELNTGIILAQYKSVANEGKSYQSEEALEKFLINSLKQQGYQYLENLKEPQDLLINLRNQIEKLNKIKFNDSEWKRFSEEVFTNPKHNLTDKSRQIQEDHIITFTFDNNEKQNIKLIDKKDLNNNSLQVINQFKQNGIHLNIYDVTILVNGLPLVHIELKSRGRLISEAFYQINRYSKESFNAVNSLYKYVQIFVISNGTMTKYFTNNYNDGKNSMDFACEWADSKNNPIPDLVDFTKTFFERRVLLEILTKYCIFTSQNKLLVMRPYQIAATERILWKIKSSFENKKYGSVEGGGYIWHTTGSGKTLTSFKTANLARNLDFIDKVFFVVDRKDLDYQTVNEYKKFDKDSVESIRDTSALKKSIESSDKKIIVTTIQKLNNFISKNLNHPIFDKHCVLIYDECHRSQFGEIQKNITKKFKKYYQFGFTGTPIFVENALGNEITGSIFGQLLHSYVITDAIRDGKVLKFKVDYCNVSASFKEEETETDEIKLKTLESKVLGNLERITKISEHILRVFNEKTHRGISYTHKNKKLSGFNAILAVENVESAKKYYAVLNDLQKNKNNEEKLKIATIFSFTPNEKQDAIGELLDEDLDEPTKLLDQSSREFLEKAINDYNSMFSDEKLNFSTDTKGFQNYYSDLSKRVRDKEVDLLIVVGMFLTGFDAPSLNTLFVDKNLRYHGLIQAFSRTNRIFNEVKSFGNIVCFRDLQKATEDAVRTFGDKNSLNVMLEKSYEQYMKGFNDEISGNYVTGYEEICNKLKTEFSEPTKINSEKEKEEFVKTFGQFLKLENILRNFDDFHNSEPILSEREKQDMKSVYLDIRESFIKERDHKEKENLSKDFPNLEFHIELLRTDEINLDYIFKLIIDKSKEHNDISALKEEIRRYIKSSVGYREKEELIIEFLDSMNLTTLQVKQDILGEFYEFALKKREEKIQELINEEKLINTDNEASNFIIQSIEKGEVSPNGIQLNNILPKLSRMNNDKQKKKEKVITKLKKLIEEFFGL from the coding sequence ATGTCTAATCCCAATGAAAATAACGTTAAAAAACTATCGACAATCGCAGAATTAAATACTGGGATTATTTTAGCTCAGTATAAATCTGTTGCTAATGAAGGTAAAAGTTATCAAAGTGAAGAAGCTTTAGAAAAATTTCTTATTAATTCACTTAAACAACAAGGTTATCAATATTTAGAAAACCTTAAGGAACCACAAGATTTACTAATTAATCTTAGAAATCAAATTGAAAAATTAAATAAGATTAAATTTAATGATAGTGAATGAAAGAGATTTAGTGAAGAAGTTTTTACAAATCCTAAACATAATCTAACCGATAAATCTAGACAAATTCAGGAAGATCATATAATAACTTTTACTTTTGATAATAACGAAAAACAAAATATAAAACTAATTGATAAAAAAGACTTAAATAATAATAGTTTACAAGTTATTAATCAATTTAAACAAAATGGGATACATTTAAATATTTATGATGTAACTATTTTAGTAAATGGACTTCCACTTGTGCATATTGAACTTAAATCTAGAGGAAGACTTATTTCTGAAGCATTCTATCAAATTAATAGATATAGTAAAGAGAGTTTTAATGCTGTAAATTCTTTATACAAATATGTACAGATATTTGTTATTTCTAATGGAACTATGACTAAGTATTTTACTAACAATTATAATGATGGTAAAAATAGTATGGATTTTGCTTGTGAATGAGCAGATTCAAAAAATAATCCTATTCCTGATCTTGTTGATTTTACAAAAACATTTTTTGAAAGAAGAGTGTTGTTAGAAATTCTAACTAAATATTGTATTTTTACATCACAAAATAAATTATTAGTGATGCGCCCATATCAAATAGCTGCTACTGAAAGAATTTTGTGAAAAATTAAATCAAGTTTTGAAAATAAAAAATATGGTTCAGTAGAAGGTGGTGGTTATATTTGACACACAACCGGATCGGGTAAAACACTAACTTCATTTAAGACAGCAAACTTAGCCAGAAATTTAGATTTTATTGATAAAGTATTTTTCGTTGTTGATAGAAAAGACTTGGATTATCAGACAGTTAATGAATACAAAAAATTTGATAAAGATAGTGTTGAATCAATTAGAGATACTTCTGCACTGAAAAAGTCTATTGAATCTAGTGACAAAAAGATTATTGTTACAACAATTCAAAAACTAAATAATTTTATTAGCAAAAACTTAAATCACCCTATTTTTGACAAGCATTGTGTTTTGATTTATGATGAATGTCATAGATCTCAATTTGGAGAAATTCAAAAAAATATAACTAAAAAATTCAAAAAATATTATCAATTTGGATTTACAGGAACTCCAATATTTGTTGAAAATGCACTTGGTAATGAAATTACTGGTTCAATTTTTGGACAATTATTACACTCATATGTTATTACTGATGCTATTAGAGATGGCAAAGTATTAAAGTTTAAAGTCGATTATTGTAATGTATCAGCTTCTTTTAAAGAAGAAGAAACTGAAACTGATGAAATCAAGTTAAAAACGCTTGAAAGTAAAGTTCTTGGTAACTTAGAAAGAATTACAAAAATTAGTGAGCATATTTTGAGGGTATTCAATGAAAAAACTCATAGAGGAATTTCATATACTCACAAAAACAAGAAACTAAGTGGTTTTAATGCTATTTTGGCAGTTGAAAATGTTGAATCAGCTAAAAAATATTATGCTGTTTTAAATGATTTACAAAAAAATAAAAATAATGAAGAAAAATTAAAAATAGCAACAATTTTTAGTTTTACACCAAACGAAAAACAAGATGCTATTGGTGAATTATTAGATGAAGATTTAGATGAACCAACAAAATTATTAGACCAATCATCAAGAGAATTCCTTGAAAAAGCAATTAATGATTATAATTCAATGTTTTCTGATGAAAAGTTAAATTTTTCAACAGATACAAAAGGTTTCCAAAATTATTATTCTGATCTTTCAAAAAGAGTTAGAGATAAAGAAGTCGACTTACTTATTGTAGTAGGAATGTTTTTAACAGGTTTTGATGCACCAAGTTTAAATACACTTTTTGTTGATAAAAATTTAAGATATCATGGATTAATTCAAGCTTTTTCGAGAACTAACAGAATCTTTAATGAAGTTAAAAGTTTTGGAAACATTGTTTGTTTTAGAGACTTACAAAAAGCTACTGAAGATGCTGTTAGAACTTTTGGTGACAAAAACAGTCTTAATGTTATGCTTGAAAAAAGTTATGAACAATACATGAAAGGCTTCAATGATGAAATTTCTGGTAATTATGTAACAGGTTATGAAGAAATTTGTAATAAGCTAAAAACAGAATTTTCAGAACCAACTAAAATTAACTCAGAAAAAGAGAAGGAAGAATTTGTTAAAACATTTGGTCAATTCCTTAAATTAGAAAATATATTAAGAAACTTTGATGATTTTCATAATAGTGAACCAATTTTAAGTGAGCGAGAAAAACAAGATATGAAGAGTGTGTATCTTGATATAAGAGAATCGTTCATCAAAGAAAGAGATCACAAAGAAAAAGAAAATCTCTCGAAAGATTTTCCTAACCTTGAATTTCACATTGAACTTTTAAGAACTGATGAAATAAATTTAGATTATATATTTAAATTAATTATTGATAAGTCTAAAGAACATAATGATATTTCGGCCCTTAAAGAAGAGATAAGAAGATACATTAAATCTAGCGTTGGATATAGAGAAAAAGAAGAACTTATTATAGAATTTTTAGACAGTATGAATTTAACTACTTTACAAGTAAAACAAGATATTTTAGGTGAGTTCTATGAATTTGCATTAAAAAAACGTGAAGAGAAAATACAAGAACTTATAAATGAAGAAAAACTTATCAATACTGATAACGAAGCATCTAATTTTATTATACAATCAATAGAAAAAGGTGAAGTTTCACCAAATGGTATTCAATTAAATAACATATTACCTAAACTTTCGAGAATGAATAATGATAAACAAAAGAAAAAAGAAAAAGTTATAACTAAACTAAAAAAACTTATTGAAGAATTTTTTGGATTATAA
- a CDS encoding Fic family protein: protein MRNFNYSKIKDKKWDSEVLGLVASIYRYQGRQELYLRQKPEELNKLIEIAKIQSTEASNEIEGIVTTSTRLKQLVEEKITPRNRNEQEIAGYRDVLNIIHESFDVIPISRNYILQMHKIMFSHMNNPIAGKTKNVQNYISATYSDGHTEVLFTPLSPFETPEALDKICNEYNKVIANLELDPLLATPIFIHDFLCIHPFNDGNGRMSRLLTTLLLYRSGFYVAKYISLESLIYKDKTAYYDTLRQAGVHWHDENEGVLPFIKYLLGIILAAYKEFEDRFTIIEEKLPAIELVRKAILHKLGRFTKQDIRELCPY, encoded by the coding sequence ATGAGAAATTTTAATTATTCTAAAATTAAGGATAAAAAATGAGATTCAGAAGTTCTTGGTTTAGTTGCTTCAATTTATAGATACCAAGGTAGACAAGAACTTTATTTGAGACAAAAACCTGAAGAATTGAATAAACTTATAGAAATAGCGAAGATTCAAAGTACAGAAGCTTCTAATGAAATTGAAGGAATTGTAACCACAAGTACAAGACTTAAACAGTTAGTGGAAGAAAAGATAACTCCAAGAAATAGAAATGAACAAGAAATTGCAGGATATAGAGATGTTTTGAACATTATTCATGAAAGCTTTGATGTAATTCCTATTTCGAGAAATTATATTTTACAAATGCACAAAATTATGTTTAGTCATATGAATAATCCAATTGCAGGGAAAACTAAGAATGTGCAAAATTATATCAGTGCAACATACTCTGATGGACATACTGAAGTTTTATTCACACCACTTTCACCTTTTGAAACTCCTGAAGCGTTAGATAAAATATGTAATGAATATAATAAGGTTATCGCTAATTTGGAATTAGATCCACTTCTTGCTACACCTATTTTCATTCATGACTTTTTATGTATTCACCCATTTAATGATGGTAATGGTAGAATGAGTAGATTACTAACAACACTTTTATTATATAGAAGTGGTTTTTACGTAGCTAAATACATTTCACTTGAATCCCTAATTTATAAAGATAAAACAGCATATTATGATACTTTAAGGCAAGCAGGAGTTCATTGACATGATGAAAACGAGGGTGTATTACCTTTTATAAAGTATCTATTAGGAATAATCCTTGCTGCATATAAGGAGTTTGAAGATAGATTTACAATTATAGAAGAAAAACTTCCAGCTATTGAACTAGTAAGAAAAGCGATATTACACAAACTTGGAAGATTTACCAAACAAGACATTAGAGAACTTTGTCCATACTAA
- the cas1 gene encoding type II CRISPR-associated endonuclease Cas1: protein MKKVIEINLTDYISVFLGNLLIKNQTGRITMPLNQIETIILNNPRCNISVTWISEIVKNDINFIICDQKMMPTASIIRINGNYNNNEFVKQLEWTDDYKYKLWAKIVKLKIQNSFNLLQELNLFEDEEKKKKFLEYRDKVELNDKTNREGHAAKVYFNLLFGQNFNRREENKINIALNYGYSILLSYISRTLISAGLDNRLSIWHNVKVNPLALACDLMEPFRSQVDFLVYKMYVLNKNSEIENFKEALFDLLELKVSFNGKMSKFQKVISNFIHNFQKMEFQEFIADFIEWDKCE, encoded by the coding sequence GTGAAAAAAGTAATTGAGATAAATCTAACTGATTATATTTCTGTTTTTCTTGGTAATTTACTAATAAAAAATCAAACAGGAAGAATTACAATGCCCTTAAATCAAATTGAAACAATAATATTAAATAATCCTAGATGCAATATATCTGTAACCTGGATTAGTGAAATTGTTAAAAACGATATAAATTTTATAATTTGTGACCAAAAAATGATGCCAACAGCATCAATTATAAGAATTAACGGAAATTACAATAATAATGAATTTGTTAAGCAATTAGAATGAACTGATGATTATAAATATAAATTATGAGCAAAGATTGTTAAACTCAAAATTCAAAATAGTTTTAATTTACTACAAGAATTAAATTTATTTGAAGATGAAGAAAAAAAGAAGAAATTTCTAGAATACAGAGATAAAGTAGAACTAAATGATAAAACAAATAGAGAAGGACATGCTGCAAAAGTTTATTTTAATCTTCTTTTTGGGCAAAATTTTAATAGAAGAGAAGAAAATAAAATAAACATAGCACTAAATTATGGCTACAGTATACTTCTTAGTTATATTTCCAGAACACTTATTTCTGCCGGCCTTGATAATAGATTGTCTATTTGACATAATGTTAAAGTGAATCCTTTAGCTCTTGCTTGTGATTTGATGGAGCCTTTTAGATCTCAAGTTGATTTTCTAGTATATAAAATGTATGTATTAAATAAAAATTCAGAGATCGAGAACTTTAAAGAAGCTTTGTTTGATTTATTAGAATTAAAAGTGAGTTTTAATGGAAAAATGAGTAAATTTCAAAAAGTTATTAGTAATTTTATTCACAATTTTCAAAAAATGGAATTTCAAGAATTTATAGCGGACTTTATAGAATGAGACAAATGCGAATAA
- the cas2 gene encoding CRISPR-associated endonuclease Cas2, with the protein MRQMRIILMYDIYDDNSRESNSFRTNLIKNGYYMIQYSIYVKVIPSYSQYSSEKQKISKFLPKSANVRLILLSEKQYQEIELIKGNYSKNEIINNCGRYIKL; encoded by the coding sequence ATGAGACAAATGCGAATAATATTAATGTATGACATTTATGATGATAACTCGAGAGAATCAAATTCATTTAGAACTAACTTAATCAAAAATGGATATTACATGATTCAGTATTCCATTTATGTAAAAGTTATTCCATCTTACTCACAATATAGTTCTGAAAAACAAAAAATATCAAAATTTCTACCTAAAAGTGCAAATGTGAGACTTATATTACTTTCTGAAAAACAATATCAAGAAATTGAGCTAATAAAAGGGAATTACAGTAAAAATGAAATAATCAATAACTGTGGGAGGTATATAAAATTATAA
- the cas9 gene encoding type II CRISPR RNA-guided endonuclease Cas9 (Cas9, originally named Csn1, is the large, multifunctional signature protein of type II CRISPR/Cas systems. It is well known even to general audiences because its RNA-guided endonuclease activity has made it a popular tool for custom editing of eukaryotic genomes.) gives MEQNNNSEITLGLDLGVGSVGWTILKTSEENGQKTNEVLKTGVELFPEVTSAKKRREKRGARRLIRRRKLKLSKLRTMIMNCCDENNNNLFGYKSKEELENDLSSSGFIKINEAQKIYILDIIDEEMKNINKQYDSNFIQKLFFNSQDLSGFNEFLNEYKNNIQLLRLLFINLLLQKEFDINKPSTNTIYFRKIAIKLIYDLFKNRGVFYDIKISEKTENPTNIEVFPTFEKFKKDVLNSQVKIKWNLKLKDDKFKEVFSNIEWSRELEWILNKVFAENIFSDFKENIKSLFSFTRKYNEGPGSEKSYSTYGIYSKDGEKLYNNIWDKYIKKCSIYNTINGFEDLSVEVILSNNYKIFNTINNLQNILNHEARKLITPEMYEKLIIYLANIKKWDKSKANKEIELNIESLITILGLKDKNLTKFDFFYNYLSETIQNDFIDESKLEYLDADDTTKLEKIIDKNTFKFPKFEYANILCKSLGFNFSNIDQLLWENKSEEESIFSYFTSLLCRNSDEESRKIQLEKYFEENIDKLPVNKKLIKDNKKVNEAIAAVIALKPKYGNLSSKAINEFNNKILKRENNEEILTFSKYREEIIQSVRTKPENIDIDVFFKTKNLNATTEKTLKITDKLVDKLYKDYKFNNIVIEIARELNKSEKVIKQINDENNVLMEFNKFLLEKYGKDSNNLKKIKLLIEQNGIDLYTGREILSSFENFKISDLDDYEIDHIIPQSKFYDSRMANLALTNSTSNKEKSNETAYDYVKNNKTILKNWNDLYKIDDEKNNQNKNNNVDYKSFELLKSLIEDWKIKKGKKETKTKLLIQYFKNIRRKKIRNLLKSGYRIDNTFLRSNLIDTQTITKTACEWFKIKFHDKDIKIIPFKGFATSAVRTYSRLPFKDRNDNIHHAVDSTVISTTYNNSKIFKDLITEENVLGKWKYYNKEKEEVAGAVQQVLLDEERKYKKEFENSVDFKYYPVIKFNKKTTQENIVAVYQQYQNDETKIIRDLRRSSDIKEIDLATLISFTIQTYHKWKNKENDDLDTPESLIKIYLDVVSKEKNKVNEKDKIYFKWIPIWVNDTKFLSQIKVIYDSLIYYLLNKCKNNHNVSNDCANLVDEYSKCISKHKKIIKDSDIQNKWFVFIPQKYLLKDSKKIMVIKKITLFDNSQNRKSSAYINWTKKDKTSRIGNLKEIDENYFGILCIKNKNDNDWKPIILRYDFLKNVSERIELIKILSKIDTHITNNYFLQKINNWITKNIEGFKKFNYIKEDEDIQITKETEVIYLLNKLTYIRKEEKSNSDKSVEQIENKNLFIIKTIEYTDIRVEFSTVREKQVNYKPRLNSVLKEYKRWIK, from the coding sequence ATGGAACAAAATAATAATTCCGAAATAACACTTGGACTTGATCTTGGTGTTGGTTCGGTTGGTTGAACAATATTGAAAACATCAGAAGAAAATGGTCAAAAAACAAATGAGGTTTTAAAAACAGGAGTTGAGTTATTCCCTGAAGTTACAAGTGCAAAGAAAAGAAGAGAAAAACGTGGAGCAAGAAGATTAATTAGAAGAAGAAAATTAAAGTTATCTAAATTAAGAACAATGATTATGAATTGTTGTGATGAAAATAACAATAATTTATTTGGATATAAATCAAAAGAAGAATTAGAAAATGATTTATCATCATCTGGTTTTATAAAAATAAATGAAGCTCAAAAAATTTATATACTAGACATAATTGATGAAGAAATGAAGAACATCAATAAACAATATGATAGCAATTTCATTCAAAAACTATTTTTCAACAGTCAAGATTTATCTGGTTTTAATGAATTCCTAAATGAATATAAAAATAATATTCAGCTTTTAAGATTACTTTTTATAAATCTTTTACTTCAAAAGGAATTCGATATTAATAAACCATCTACTAATACTATTTACTTTAGAAAAATAGCAATCAAATTAATCTATGACCTATTCAAAAATAGGGGTGTATTTTATGATATTAAAATTTCCGAAAAAACTGAAAATCCAACTAATATTGAAGTTTTTCCAACATTTGAAAAATTTAAGAAAGATGTATTAAACTCACAAGTCAAGATTAAATGAAATCTTAAATTAAAGGATGATAAATTTAAAGAAGTCTTTTCAAATATAGAATGAAGCAGAGAACTAGAATGAATACTAAACAAAGTATTTGCTGAAAATATTTTTAGTGATTTCAAAGAAAATATAAAGAGCTTATTTAGTTTCACTAGAAAATACAATGAAGGACCTGGTAGTGAAAAAAGTTACAGTACTTATGGAATATATTCAAAAGATGGTGAAAAACTATATAACAACATTTGAGACAAATATATAAAGAAATGTTCTATTTACAATACCATAAATGGTTTTGAAGATTTAAGTGTTGAAGTTATCTTAAGTAATAACTATAAAATCTTTAATACCATTAATAATCTTCAAAATATATTAAATCATGAAGCCCGTAAATTAATCACTCCTGAAATGTATGAAAAGTTAATAATATATTTAGCTAATATTAAAAAATGAGATAAGTCTAAAGCTAATAAAGAAATAGAACTAAATATAGAAAGCTTAATAACAATATTAGGATTAAAAGACAAAAATCTCACAAAGTTTGATTTCTTTTATAATTATTTAAGCGAAACTATTCAAAACGATTTTATTGATGAATCAAAATTAGAATACTTAGATGCTGATGATACTACAAAGTTAGAGAAAATAATTGATAAAAACACCTTTAAATTTCCTAAATTCGAATATGCTAATATATTATGCAAATCTCTTGGTTTTAATTTTAGTAATATTGATCAATTACTTTGAGAAAATAAATCTGAAGAAGAATCTATTTTTAGTTATTTTACGTCACTTCTTTGTAGAAATAGTGATGAAGAAAGTAGAAAAATTCAGTTAGAAAAATACTTTGAAGAAAATATCGATAAACTTCCAGTTAACAAAAAACTTATTAAAGATAATAAAAAAGTAAATGAAGCTATTGCTGCTGTAATTGCATTAAAGCCAAAATACGGTAACTTATCAAGTAAGGCAATAAACGAATTCAACAATAAAATTTTAAAAAGAGAAAATAATGAAGAAATTTTAACCTTCTCAAAATATAGAGAAGAAATTATTCAAAGTGTTCGAACAAAACCAGAAAATATAGATATTGATGTATTTTTCAAAACAAAAAACTTAAATGCTACAACCGAAAAAACATTAAAAATAACTGATAAATTAGTTGACAAACTATATAAAGATTACAAATTTAATAATATCGTTATCGAAATAGCTCGTGAATTAAATAAAAGTGAAAAAGTTATTAAACAAATTAATGATGAAAATAACGTGTTGATGGAGTTTAATAAATTTCTTTTAGAAAAATACGGAAAAGATAGTAATAATCTTAAAAAGATTAAATTGTTAATTGAACAAAACGGAATTGATTTATATACAGGCAGAGAAATATTATCGTCATTTGAAAATTTTAAAATTTCTGACTTAGACGACTATGAAATTGATCATATTATTCCACAAAGTAAATTTTACGATAGTAGAATGGCTAATTTAGCTTTAACAAATTCAACTTCCAACAAGGAGAAAAGCAATGAAACTGCATATGATTATGTCAAAAATAATAAAACAATTCTTAAAAATTGAAATGATTTATATAAAATCGATGACGAAAAAAATAATCAAAATAAGAATAATAATGTTGATTACAAATCTTTTGAACTTTTAAAATCACTAATAGAAGATTGAAAAATCAAAAAAGGAAAAAAAGAAACCAAAACCAAACTACTAATACAATACTTTAAAAACATAAGAAGAAAGAAAATAAGAAATCTGTTAAAATCTGGATATAGAATCGATAATACATTTTTAAGAAGCAATCTTATCGATACACAAACGATAACAAAAACAGCATGTGAATGATTTAAAATAAAGTTTCATGATAAAGATATTAAAATTATTCCATTCAAAGGTTTCGCAACTTCTGCTGTAAGAACATATTCAAGACTCCCATTTAAAGATAGGAATGATAATATTCATCATGCCGTTGACTCAACAGTTATTTCAACAACATACAATAACTCTAAAATATTCAAGGATTTAATAACAGAAGAAAACGTTCTTGGAAAATGAAAATATTATAATAAGGAAAAAGAAGAAGTTGCTGGTGCAGTTCAACAAGTGCTTTTAGATGAAGAACGAAAATATAAAAAGGAATTTGAAAATAGTGTTGATTTTAAATATTACCCAGTTATAAAATTTAATAAAAAAACAACTCAAGAAAATATTGTAGCTGTATATCAACAATATCAGAACGATGAAACAAAAATCATTAGAGACTTAAGAAGATCAAGTGATATTAAGGAAATTGATCTAGCCACATTAATCAGTTTTACAATTCAGACATATCACAAATGAAAGAATAAAGAAAATGATGATTTAGACACTCCTGAATCACTTATAAAAATTTATTTAGATGTTGTTTCCAAAGAAAAAAATAAAGTAAATGAAAAAGATAAAATTTATTTTAAGTGAATTCCTATTTGGGTTAATGATACAAAATTTTTATCGCAAATTAAGGTTATTTATGATTCTTTAATATACTACTTATTAAATAAGTGTAAAAATAATCATAATGTATCTAATGATTGTGCTAATTTGGTTGATGAATATTCTAAATGTATATCAAAACACAAAAAAATAATAAAAGATTCAGATATTCAAAATAAATGATTTGTTTTTATACCTCAAAAATATTTATTAAAAGATTCTAAAAAAATTATGGTGATAAAGAAAATAACATTATTTGATAATTCACAAAATAGAAAGTCAAGCGCTTATATAAATTGGACTAAAAAAGATAAGACTTCTAGAATTGGTAATCTAAAAGAAATTGATGAGAATTACTTTGGTATATTATGTATTAAAAATAAAAATGATAATGACTGAAAACCTATCATTTTAAGATATGATTTTTTAAAAAATGTTAGTGAAAGAATTGAATTAATTAAAATTTTATCAAAAATTGACACTCACATAACAAATAATTACTTTTTACAAAAAATTAATAATTGAATTACCAAAAACATTGAAGGATTTAAAAAGTTTAATTACATCAAAGAAGATGAAGATATACAAATAACCAAAGAAACTGAAGTTATTTATTTATTGAACAAGTTAACTTATATCAGGAAAGAAGAAAAAAGCAACTCTGATAAGTCTGTAGAACAAATAGAAAATAAGAATTTATTTATAATAAAAACGATTGAATATACTGATATTCGGGTAGAATTTTCAACGGTAAGAGAAAAACAAGTCAATTATAAACCAAGATTAAATAGTGTACTAAAAGAATATAAGCGTTGAATTAAGTAA
- a CDS encoding nucleotidyl transferase AbiEii/AbiGii toxin family protein — MFKFNDITTEELQVAIEKASFINNISEVIIEKDYWVCFMLNYLFTESKWKNLFVFKGGTSLSKCYGIIKRFSEDIDLILDWRAIGYEKYEPWSERTSTQQDKFNKNANLKTQDFLIKKFIPNVVNDLKILIKNPFEIFIDPLDNQTVIFKYPKIFDNNYIRKEIRLEIGPLAAWTPSEDILIKPDLYKDFPKIFSGDGIIVKSVSPQRTFWEKITILHQEANRPNNVFIPKRQARHYYDVYSFMNSKYIKDALIDIKLLYKVVQFKQKFYYTKWAKYEEATIDKIKIVPEEYRINEIKEDYEHMKQMIYGDIPPFELIIENLKNLEEQIHKLNKK, encoded by the coding sequence GTGTTTAAATTTAATGACATAACAACAGAAGAACTTCAAGTCGCGATAGAAAAAGCAAGCTTTATAAATAATATTTCAGAAGTGATTATAGAAAAAGACTATTGAGTTTGTTTTATGTTAAATTACTTATTTACAGAGTCAAAATGAAAAAATTTATTTGTTTTTAAAGGTGGTACTAGTTTATCCAAATGTTATGGTATTATAAAAAGATTTTCTGAAGATATTGACTTGATTTTAGATTGAAGAGCAATTGGTTATGAAAAATATGAACCTTGATCAGAACGTACAAGTACACAACAAGACAAATTTAATAAAAATGCAAACTTAAAAACGCAGGATTTTTTAATTAAAAAATTTATCCCTAATGTGGTTAATGACCTAAAAATATTAATCAAAAATCCTTTTGAAATTTTTATTGACCCATTAGATAATCAAACAGTTATTTTTAAATATCCTAAAATATTTGATAATAATTATATTCGTAAAGAAATAAGGCTTGAAATAGGTCCTTTAGCTGCATGGACACCATCAGAAGATATTTTAATCAAACCAGATCTTTATAAAGATTTTCCAAAAATATTTTCAGGAGATGGAATAATAGTAAAAAGTGTTTCTCCTCAAAGAACATTTTGGGAGAAAATTACTATTTTACATCAAGAAGCCAACAGACCAAATAACGTTTTCATACCTAAGAGACAGGCAAGGCATTATTATGATGTATATTCCTTTATGAATTCAAAATACATTAAAGATGCATTAATAGACATCAAATTGCTTTATAAAGTAGTTCAATTTAAACAAAAATTCTACTATACTAAATGAGCTAAGTATGAAGAAGCCACTATTGATAAAATAAAAATTGTACCTGAAGAATACAGAATAAACGAAATAAAAGAAGACTATGAACATATGAAACAAATGATTTATGGAGATATCCCACCATTTGAATTAATAATCGAAAACTTGAAAAATTTAGAAGAACAAATACATAAATTAAATAAAAAATAA